A window from Corynebacterium urogenitale encodes these proteins:
- a CDS encoding D-alanine--D-alanine ligase family protein: protein MTNPASSSVSTPTASAVAPSAADRVTVAVIYGGQSTEHSVSCISAGAIMAHLDPQRFNIVPIGITHDGAWVPNSLELSALIESLKADGSRMPSVDDTGEHVQPTLGGRRGEFRYVAGPRVGEVYAQVDVVFPVLHGMNGEDGTIQGLLDLTGVPYVGNGVLSSAVGMDKVFTKKLAREAGIPVTPELVLTEPRDLTEEEQSRLGLPVFVKPARGGSSIGISKVTSWEDLPLALKEAFNNDDKAIIEAMIHGREVECGVLQRPAGDLVASVPAMLEGTEDGDEGFYGFDAKYVDDTVSATIPAPLEESMIQSIRDWSVATFEALGCEGLARVDFFATDKGPVFNEINTMPGFTPISMYPQMFQASGVEYAELLTILVERALAS, encoded by the coding sequence GTGACTAATCCTGCGTCTTCCTCAGTAAGTACCCCTACAGCATCCGCGGTCGCACCAAGCGCCGCTGATCGAGTAACTGTGGCCGTGATCTATGGTGGCCAATCGACCGAGCACTCCGTGTCGTGCATCTCAGCTGGTGCCATCATGGCGCATCTCGATCCACAGCGGTTCAACATTGTGCCCATCGGAATCACTCACGATGGGGCGTGGGTACCGAATTCTCTGGAACTCTCGGCGCTCATTGAGAGTTTGAAGGCCGATGGTTCGCGCATGCCGTCTGTTGATGACACTGGTGAGCACGTTCAGCCGACCTTGGGCGGGCGCCGAGGCGAGTTCCGTTATGTCGCTGGTCCTCGTGTGGGGGAGGTCTATGCCCAGGTGGATGTGGTTTTCCCCGTGCTGCATGGAATGAATGGTGAGGACGGGACCATTCAGGGGCTCCTAGATCTCACCGGCGTTCCCTATGTGGGCAATGGTGTGCTGTCCTCCGCTGTAGGTATGGATAAGGTGTTCACCAAGAAGTTGGCCCGTGAGGCTGGTATCCCGGTAACGCCCGAGCTCGTGCTGACGGAGCCACGAGATCTCACCGAGGAGGAGCAATCTCGCCTCGGCCTTCCCGTATTCGTCAAGCCTGCTCGTGGCGGTTCATCGATCGGCATTTCTAAGGTCACTTCATGGGAGGATCTGCCTCTGGCGCTCAAGGAGGCCTTCAATAACGACGATAAGGCGATCATTGAGGCGATGATTCATGGTCGCGAGGTTGAGTGCGGCGTGCTGCAACGCCCCGCCGGGGATCTCGTTGCTTCCGTTCCTGCGATGCTCGAGGGCACCGAGGATGGGGACGAGGGATTTTATGGATTCGACGCCAAGTATGTCGACGACACAGTATCGGCCACCATCCCAGCTCCTCTCGAGGAGAGCATGATTCAGTCCATTCGCGACTGGTCTGTGGCGACTTTCGAGGCGCTGGGTTGCGAAGGGCTTGCTCGCGTGGATTTCTTCGCGACCGATAAGGGGCCGGTGTTCAACGAGATCAACACCATGCCAGGCTTCACACCCATCTCCATGTACCCGCAGATGTTCCAGGCCTCCGGTGTGGAGTATGCAGAACTGCTCACGATCCTGGTGGAGCGGGCGCTGGCGAGTTAG
- a CDS encoding NAD(P)H-dependent glycerol-3-phosphate dehydrogenase → MVQVAVMGAGSWGTTVSKAFADAGNQVSLWARREEVAAEIREDHRNSAYLGDIALPEAIYGTSDPEEALSGAEIVVLGVPSQTLRGNLERWRDLIPSDAALVSLAKGIEHSTGMRMSQVIAEVSGADTERVAVLTGPNLAKEIAAGQPAATVVACENMDRAQLIQAAVAAPYLRPYTNTDVVGCEIAGTCKNVIALAAGISAGLGFGDNTAATLITRGLAETTRLALQLGGDQRTLAGLAGMGDLVATCTSSLSRNRTFGLHLANGASVEEAAEATKGQVAEGVISSLSVSELARDAGVEMPITDAVVDVCHKGATAQSVLQRLLGRSRKSEL, encoded by the coding sequence ATGGTTCAGGTTGCAGTGATGGGTGCCGGTTCCTGGGGCACGACGGTGTCCAAAGCTTTTGCAGATGCTGGCAACCAGGTTTCTCTCTGGGCTCGCCGGGAGGAAGTTGCCGCCGAAATTCGCGAGGACCACCGCAACTCTGCTTACCTTGGGGATATCGCTTTGCCGGAGGCAATCTACGGCACGTCGGACCCAGAGGAAGCCCTCAGTGGCGCCGAGATCGTCGTGCTCGGTGTGCCGTCGCAGACTTTGCGCGGCAATTTAGAACGCTGGCGTGATCTTATCCCGTCCGACGCAGCACTGGTCAGCTTGGCAAAGGGTATCGAGCACTCTACGGGCATGCGCATGAGCCAGGTCATCGCGGAGGTGAGCGGGGCCGATACCGAGCGCGTGGCCGTGCTCACCGGACCGAACCTGGCGAAGGAGATCGCCGCTGGGCAGCCGGCGGCCACTGTCGTCGCATGCGAGAACATGGACCGTGCACAGTTGATCCAGGCGGCGGTGGCCGCGCCGTACCTGCGGCCTTATACCAATACGGACGTCGTGGGCTGCGAGATAGCCGGCACGTGCAAGAACGTTATCGCTCTGGCTGCGGGTATCTCCGCTGGCCTGGGGTTCGGTGACAATACCGCGGCCACCCTGATTACCCGCGGTTTGGCGGAAACTACCCGTCTTGCCCTCCAGCTCGGGGGAGATCAGCGCACACTCGCTGGGCTGGCTGGCATGGGTGATTTGGTGGCCACGTGTACTTCGTCGTTGTCCCGCAACCGCACTTTCGGCTTGCACCTGGCGAATGGGGCGTCGGTGGAGGAGGCCGCGGAGGCGACAAAGGGCCAGGTTGCCGAAGGTGTGATCTCCAGCCTTTCAGTCTCTGAACTCGCCCGGGACGCGGGCGTGGAGATGCCGATTACCGACGCGGTGGTGGATGTGTGCCACAAGGGTGCGACAGCCCAGAGTGTGCTCCAGCGTCTGCTGGGTCGCTCACGGAAGTCGGAGTTGTAG
- a CDS encoding NUDIX hydrolase, translating to MISHTGIGDLSTSLALSHHGKGHISRIGSGPAQEFARPTFASGAVLWRRPDGQPANKGEGRVDAERMEIAIVHRPHYDDWSLPKGKVDPGENLAGTAIREIKEETGLDATLGWLLGYVHYPVGSRTKVVYYWTAEVVSGNFEENNEVDELRWVSFDEAAELLSYDVDRDVIRAAESLLALGCNRRVLYVRHGKAHDRQGWAGDDNLRPLKKKGRRQSEMLVSQLEGYRPLNLSSAAPERCIHTATPTSQDLELELKVDARLGDEGWSESSEVALDAFHEATTFPVSAIVAQGTVIPGVIAKLAADAQIEIEDMRVKKSSVWVLHFKGDELLGLDYLASPLPVK from the coding sequence GTGATCTCCCACACCGGTATCGGCGACCTGTCCACGTCCCTGGCACTGTCCCACCACGGCAAGGGCCACATCAGCCGCATCGGCTCCGGCCCGGCACAGGAGTTCGCACGTCCAACGTTCGCTTCGGGTGCTGTCTTGTGGCGTCGTCCCGACGGGCAGCCTGCCAACAAAGGAGAAGGGCGCGTCGATGCCGAGCGCATGGAGATCGCCATCGTCCACCGCCCGCACTACGACGATTGGTCACTGCCTAAAGGCAAAGTTGACCCGGGCGAAAACCTCGCTGGCACCGCAATCCGCGAAATCAAGGAAGAAACGGGCCTGGATGCCACGCTCGGCTGGCTGCTGGGCTACGTCCACTACCCCGTAGGCTCCCGTACGAAGGTCGTCTACTACTGGACAGCAGAGGTCGTCTCTGGGAATTTCGAAGAGAATAACGAAGTTGACGAGCTGCGCTGGGTCAGCTTCGACGAGGCTGCAGAACTGCTCAGTTACGACGTGGATCGGGACGTTATCCGCGCCGCAGAAAGCCTGTTGGCGCTCGGATGCAACCGCCGCGTACTCTACGTCCGCCACGGCAAAGCGCACGACCGCCAAGGATGGGCCGGTGACGATAATCTGCGCCCACTGAAGAAGAAGGGGCGCCGCCAATCGGAGATGCTCGTCTCACAACTGGAGGGCTACCGCCCGCTCAACCTGTCCTCCGCGGCCCCTGAGCGCTGCATCCACACCGCCACCCCAACTTCCCAGGACCTCGAACTGGAGTTGAAGGTCGACGCACGCCTCGGCGATGAAGGCTGGTCGGAGAGCTCGGAGGTGGCGCTCGATGCTTTCCACGAGGCCACGACCTTCCCTGTGTCCGCCATTGTCGCCCAAGGAACCGTCATTCCAGGGGTGATCGCCAAACTCGCCGCCGACGCACAGATCGAAATTGAGGATATGCGCGTCAAGAAGTCCAGCGTGTGGGTGCTGCACTTCAAGGGCGACGAGCTGCTGGGACTGGATTATCTGGCCAGCCCGCTACCAGTGAAATAA
- the leuD gene encoding 3-isopropylmalate dehydratase small subunit has translation MEKFTTHTGVAAPLTRSNVDTDQIIPAVYLKRVTRTGFEDGLFAAWRKDDNFVLNQEPFKNASVLVAGPDFGTGSSREHAVWALMDYGFRVVLSSRFADIFRGNSGKAGLLAAKLDQADIELIWKLLEQEPGAKMTVNLEERTATLGTHTFQIEVDDYTRWRLMEGLDDIGLTLRDEEAINTYESQRPSFKPQTLEAQ, from the coding sequence ATGGAAAAGTTCACCACTCACACCGGTGTGGCTGCCCCGCTGACCCGCTCCAATGTGGATACAGACCAAATCATTCCCGCCGTCTACCTCAAGCGCGTCACACGCACAGGCTTCGAAGACGGTTTGTTCGCCGCGTGGCGCAAGGACGATAACTTTGTCCTCAACCAGGAGCCTTTCAAAAATGCTTCCGTCCTCGTTGCAGGGCCGGACTTTGGCACTGGTTCCTCACGTGAACATGCGGTGTGGGCGCTGATGGATTATGGCTTCCGCGTCGTCCTCTCCAGCCGTTTTGCGGATATTTTCCGCGGCAACTCGGGCAAGGCCGGCCTGCTGGCCGCAAAGCTGGATCAGGCCGACATCGAACTGATCTGGAAGCTGCTGGAGCAGGAGCCCGGTGCGAAGATGACCGTCAATCTGGAGGAGCGCACAGCGACCCTCGGCACCCACACCTTCCAGATCGAGGTCGATGATTACACCCGCTGGCGCCTCATGGAGGGGTTGGATGACATCGGACTGACGCTGCGTGACGAGGAGGCCATCAACACCTACGAATCCCAGCGCCCATCCTTCAAGCCTCAGACTCTTGAGGCGCAGTAG
- the leuC gene encoding 3-isopropylmalate dehydratase large subunit — translation MTNKPLTLAEKVWRDHVVAKGKDGGPDLLYIDLHLVHEVTSPQAFDGLRQAGRSVRRPDLTIATEDHNVPTIGVSSGNLLEIQEPTSRLQVSTLRDNAKEFGIRLHSMGDIEQGIVHTVGPQLGLTQPGMTVVCGDSHTSTHGAFGSIAMGIGTSEVEHVLATQTLPLKPFKTMAIEVSGELQPGVTSKDLILAIIAKIGTGGGQGHIIEYRGEAIQKLSMEARMTMCNMSIEAGARAGMIAPDETTFEYVKDRPHAPQGADWDAAVEYWKSLRTDDDAEFDTVVHIDGSALTPFVTWGTNPGQGLPLGENVPFPEDFTDDNSRAAAERALEYMDLTPGTPLRDVKIDTVFLGSCTNSRIEDLRVAAEVLKGHKVAEGVRMLVVPSSARVKMQAEEEGLDKIFEEAGAEWRTAGCSMCLGMNPDQLNPGERSASTSNRNFEGRQGKGSRTHLVSPPVAAATAIRGTLSSPADLEPATANA, via the coding sequence GTGACGAACAAGCCATTGACCCTCGCAGAGAAGGTGTGGCGCGACCACGTTGTGGCCAAAGGCAAGGATGGCGGCCCTGATCTGCTGTACATCGACCTCCACCTCGTCCACGAAGTAACCTCCCCGCAGGCATTTGACGGATTGCGTCAGGCCGGCCGTTCCGTTCGACGCCCAGATCTCACCATTGCTACTGAGGATCACAACGTCCCGACGATTGGTGTTTCCAGCGGTAACCTGTTGGAGATCCAAGAGCCGACATCCCGCCTGCAGGTGTCCACCCTCCGTGATAATGCCAAGGAGTTCGGTATCCGTCTGCACTCCATGGGTGACATCGAGCAGGGCATCGTCCATACTGTTGGCCCACAGCTGGGCCTGACCCAGCCGGGCATGACCGTCGTCTGCGGTGATTCCCACACCTCCACCCACGGTGCATTCGGCTCCATTGCCATGGGAATCGGCACCTCCGAGGTTGAGCACGTGCTGGCAACCCAAACTCTGCCACTGAAGCCGTTCAAAACTATGGCCATCGAGGTATCCGGTGAGCTGCAACCGGGTGTGACCTCGAAGGACCTCATTCTCGCCATCATTGCGAAAATCGGTACCGGCGGAGGCCAGGGGCACATCATCGAGTACCGCGGCGAGGCCATCCAGAAGCTGTCAATGGAAGCTCGCATGACCATGTGCAACATGTCCATCGAGGCAGGCGCTCGTGCTGGCATGATCGCCCCAGATGAGACCACCTTTGAATACGTCAAGGACCGTCCGCACGCTCCGCAGGGTGCCGACTGGGATGCTGCCGTTGAGTACTGGAAGTCCCTGCGTACCGATGATGACGCAGAGTTCGACACTGTCGTTCATATCGATGGCTCCGCGCTCACCCCATTCGTCACCTGGGGCACCAACCCCGGCCAGGGTCTGCCACTGGGGGAGAACGTTCCATTCCCAGAGGACTTCACTGATGACAACTCCCGGGCGGCGGCCGAGCGTGCCCTGGAATACATGGACCTCACCCCAGGTACTCCACTGCGTGACGTGAAGATCGACACCGTCTTCCTCGGATCCTGCACGAACTCCCGCATTGAGGATCTGCGCGTTGCCGCGGAGGTTCTCAAGGGCCACAAGGTCGCCGAGGGAGTACGGATGCTCGTAGTTCCGTCTTCCGCACGCGTGAAGATGCAGGCAGAGGAAGAGGGCCTAGACAAGATTTTCGAGGAAGCCGGTGCCGAGTGGCGCACTGCTGGTTGTTCGATGTGCTTGGGCATGAATCCGGACCAGTTGAATCCAGGCGAGCGTTCTGCCTCCACCTCTAACCGCAACTTCGAAGGCCGCCAGGGTAAGGGGTCGCGCACCCACCTTGTGTCCCCACCAGTCGCGGCAGCGACCGCCATTCGTGGCACGCTGTCTTCACCGGCGGACCTAGAGCCAGCCACCGCGAACGCTTAA
- a CDS encoding IclR family transcriptional regulator: protein MGQNKEVPATSGIQVLDRAIFILSVIAAEPRNLAELCEITGLPRATAHRIAVALEKHRLIERTPESQWTAGPALAELAPQSNNRLEDAADYVLPQLMQQTNESVQLYRLSGMERVCIANAEPLAGLRDTVPVGTHMTLEAGSAAKVLVAFSSPSLQKEVLPTAAYSAAELAQVVEAGVSQSHAERDPSLASASVPVFDATGNLIAALSISGPADRIGPAAAVKFGDKLKAAAKELEQHLA from the coding sequence ATGGGACAAAACAAGGAAGTGCCAGCAACGAGCGGGATCCAAGTTCTCGATCGCGCGATCTTTATCCTCTCGGTTATCGCCGCTGAACCTCGTAACCTCGCCGAACTCTGCGAGATCACCGGCTTACCTCGTGCAACAGCGCACCGCATTGCCGTCGCCTTGGAAAAGCACCGCCTGATCGAGCGCACGCCCGAAAGTCAATGGACGGCAGGTCCCGCGTTGGCCGAGCTCGCACCACAGTCTAATAACCGACTGGAGGACGCCGCCGACTACGTCCTGCCACAGCTCATGCAACAGACCAACGAGTCGGTACAGCTTTACCGCCTGTCCGGCATGGAACGCGTGTGCATCGCCAATGCCGAACCCCTCGCCGGCCTGCGCGACACGGTCCCCGTCGGCACTCACATGACATTGGAGGCCGGCAGTGCCGCCAAGGTCCTCGTCGCGTTCAGCTCCCCCAGCCTACAGAAGGAGGTCCTCCCCACCGCTGCATATTCCGCTGCTGAACTGGCTCAGGTCGTTGAGGCCGGCGTGTCGCAGTCACATGCGGAGCGTGACCCTTCCCTTGCTTCCGCTTCCGTCCCCGTGTTCGACGCCACCGGCAACCTCATCGCCGCCCTCTCCATCTCCGGCCCCGCCGACCGCATTGGCCCTGCAGCTGCTGTTAAGTTCGGCGATAAGCTCAAGGCCGCAGCCAAGGAGTTGGAACAGCATCTGGCTTAG
- a CDS encoding OPT family oligopeptide transporter encodes MTETSPTAPAAPQRSNMRELTLRAVILGGIITLVFTAANVYLGLKVGLTFATSIPAAVISMAILRKFAHHSIVENNIVQTIASAAGTLSAIIFVLPGLIMIGFWTGFPYWTTAFVCAIGGILGVTYSIPLRRALVTGSDLPYPEGRAAGEVLKVGDEQGSAEENKRGLHVILAGSLASAGFALMAAMKGVAGSLATYFKFGAGATTFGGSLSLALIGVGHLVGMSVGVAMIVGLIISFGILLPWKTAGSMNSGEALTDIVDGTFSADVRFIGAGAMAVAAVWTLVKIIGPITKGIKDSLASSRARHDGREVGITERDIPFPVVAGVTVASMIPVGLLLWLFVKDTAIMHHTGSLVLLSILYVLLVGLIVASICGYMAGLIGASNSPISGVGIIVVLSSALLIKAVTGNESDTNAESLVAYTLFTAAVVFGIATISNDNLQDLKTGQIVGATPWKQQVALIIGVLFGSAIIPPVLQLMMTGFGFAGAPGASPDALAAPQAALLSSVADGIFGNSLDWSLIGLGALIGVGVIIVDEILRKTTRFSLPPLAVGMGMYLPISLTLIIPVGAALGLFYDKWSEKRANAEASKRLGVLVATGLIVGESLFGVLNAGIIAATGNGDALAIFPESFASVANWLGPIIFVLAIAGCYRYVQSKAREI; translated from the coding sequence ATGACCGAAACATCCCCCACGGCACCGGCTGCTCCCCAACGCAGCAACATGCGTGAGCTGACACTCCGCGCCGTCATTCTGGGTGGCATCATCACCCTCGTATTCACCGCGGCGAACGTCTACCTGGGACTCAAGGTTGGCCTTACCTTCGCCACCTCCATCCCTGCCGCGGTCATCTCCATGGCAATTCTGCGCAAATTCGCCCACCACTCCATCGTGGAGAACAACATTGTGCAGACCATCGCCTCCGCTGCCGGCACCCTATCCGCCATCATCTTCGTGCTCCCAGGCCTGATCATGATCGGCTTCTGGACCGGCTTTCCTTACTGGACCACGGCTTTCGTCTGCGCCATCGGTGGCATCCTGGGTGTCACCTACTCCATTCCGCTCCGTCGCGCCCTCGTCACTGGTTCCGACCTCCCCTACCCTGAAGGCCGTGCTGCCGGTGAGGTCTTGAAGGTCGGCGATGAACAGGGCTCCGCGGAGGAGAACAAGCGTGGCCTTCATGTCATCCTCGCAGGCTCACTGGCCTCCGCAGGTTTTGCCCTGATGGCCGCAATGAAGGGCGTGGCAGGTTCCCTCGCGACCTACTTCAAGTTCGGTGCGGGCGCCACGACTTTCGGTGGTTCCCTATCCTTGGCCCTCATTGGCGTGGGTCACCTGGTCGGCATGTCTGTCGGTGTTGCCATGATCGTGGGTCTCATCATCTCCTTCGGCATTCTTCTTCCTTGGAAGACGGCGGGCTCCATGAATTCCGGTGAAGCACTCACGGACATCGTGGATGGCACCTTCTCCGCAGACGTTCGCTTCATCGGTGCTGGCGCGATGGCAGTGGCCGCGGTGTGGACTCTCGTGAAGATCATCGGCCCGATCACGAAGGGCATCAAGGATTCCCTCGCTTCCTCTCGTGCTCGTCACGATGGCCGGGAGGTGGGCATCACCGAGCGGGACATTCCATTCCCTGTCGTTGCAGGTGTCACTGTGGCCTCAATGATCCCTGTGGGCCTGCTGTTGTGGCTCTTCGTCAAAGATACGGCGATCATGCACCACACGGGCAGCTTGGTGCTTCTTTCCATTTTGTACGTTCTGCTGGTTGGTCTCATCGTGGCCTCTATCTGTGGTTACATGGCCGGCCTCATCGGCGCATCCAATTCCCCCATCTCCGGCGTGGGCATCATCGTTGTGCTTTCTTCCGCGCTGTTGATCAAAGCCGTCACGGGCAATGAGTCCGATACGAACGCGGAGTCCCTCGTGGCTTACACGCTCTTCACTGCTGCTGTGGTTTTCGGCATCGCCACGATTTCGAATGACAATCTGCAGGATCTCAAGACGGGCCAGATCGTCGGCGCCACCCCATGGAAGCAACAGGTGGCATTGATCATTGGTGTGTTGTTCGGTTCCGCTATCATCCCGCCGGTTCTGCAGCTGATGATGACCGGTTTCGGTTTCGCCGGAGCCCCTGGCGCTAGCCCGGATGCTCTCGCAGCACCTCAGGCTGCTCTGTTGTCCTCCGTCGCTGACGGCATCTTCGGCAATTCCTTGGATTGGTCTCTCATTGGTCTCGGCGCGCTCATCGGCGTAGGCGTGATCATCGTTGATGAAATTCTGCGTAAGACCACTCGCTTCTCCCTACCACCGCTGGCCGTGGGCATGGGCATGTACTTGCCTATTTCCCTGACGCTCATCATTCCGGTTGGTGCAGCGTTGGGCCTGTTCTACGACAAGTGGTCTGAGAAGCGGGCTAATGCAGAGGCATCGAAGAGACTCGGCGTACTTGTGGCTACAGGTCTGATCGTCGGCGAGTCCCTGTTCGGTGTGCTCAATGCTGGCATCATCGCCGCTACGGGCAACGGTGATGCCTTGGCAATCTTCCCGGAATCTTTCGCTTCTGTCGCTAATTGGCTCGGACCGATCATCTTCGTGCTCGCCATTGCGGGTTGCTACCGCTACGTCCAGAGTAAGGCGCGCGAAATCTAG
- a CDS encoding carboxymuconolactone decarboxylase family protein, whose protein sequence is MSTNEELHAAKDARYDAGIQVRRDVMGDEFVDAALARNAGSDGEELQKHVTATVWGSVWTREGLSKRDRSLLNIGMLVALRATEELRGHVKGGLTNGLTREEITEAIIHASGYCGAPAALSAMKVAQEVLVAELGPKNSED, encoded by the coding sequence ATGAGCACAAACGAAGAACTCCATGCAGCAAAAGATGCCCGATATGATGCAGGAATTCAGGTTCGTCGCGACGTGATGGGCGATGAATTCGTGGATGCAGCCCTAGCCCGTAATGCTGGCTCCGATGGCGAGGAACTCCAAAAGCACGTCACAGCCACCGTATGGGGATCAGTGTGGACCCGCGAGGGGCTCTCCAAGCGCGATCGCAGCCTGCTAAACATTGGCATGCTGGTGGCACTGCGCGCCACCGAGGAGCTGCGCGGTCACGTCAAGGGCGGGCTGACCAACGGTCTTACTCGCGAGGAGATCACGGAGGCGATCATCCACGCCTCCGGCTACTGCGGAGCGCCCGCAGCGCTGTCCGCCATGAAGGTCGCCCAAGAAGTCCTCGTCGCCGAACTCGGCCCCAAGAATTCCGAAGATTAG